A region from the Chloroflexia bacterium SDU3-3 genome encodes:
- a CDS encoding beta-lactamase family protein, with product MRLGAMRRVMAGHVARGAIPGAVTLLARRGEVIVDAVGARAIGGPPMQRDTIFRVASMTKPIIAVAAMILVEACQLRLDDPVDELLPELANRRVLRHIGSPLDDTVPADRAITLRDLLTFRLGIGTVMAAPGRYPIQRSIRELRIGGDGPPQPALTPAPDAWMRNLGSLPLLFQPGERWLYNVGADVLGVLIARASGQPLGAFLRERIFDPLGMRDTGFFVSADQRDRLATSYEVDAATGALTCYDDAEGGQWASPPPFESGAGGLVSTVDDYLAFFQMLLGGGKRGGERILARPTVAAMITDQLTPAQRAGAEVFFQDKSSWGLGIAVATRRTDAWSVPGRFGWDGGLGTSAYADPEEDLIGVLMTQVAWSSPGGPRCWSDFWTSAYAAIDD from the coding sequence ATGCGTCTAGGGGCGATGCGGCGGGTCATGGCTGGCCATGTTGCGCGCGGGGCGATCCCTGGGGCGGTGACGCTGCTGGCGCGCCGTGGTGAGGTTATTGTCGACGCGGTTGGCGCACGGGCGATCGGTGGCCCGCCGATGCAGCGCGACACCATCTTTCGTGTTGCGTCGATGACCAAGCCAATCATCGCGGTCGCCGCGATGATTCTGGTGGAGGCGTGCCAGCTGCGGCTGGATGATCCGGTGGATGAGCTGCTGCCCGAGCTGGCAAACCGGCGAGTTCTGAGACATATCGGCAGCCCGCTTGACGATACGGTGCCTGCCGACCGCGCCATCACGCTGCGCGATCTGCTGACGTTCCGGCTGGGCATCGGCACCGTCATGGCGGCACCGGGACGCTATCCCATCCAGCGGTCGATCCGCGAGCTGCGGATCGGCGGCGATGGTCCGCCTCAGCCTGCGCTGACGCCCGCCCCTGACGCGTGGATGCGCAACCTGGGCAGCCTGCCGCTGCTCTTCCAGCCGGGTGAGCGCTGGCTCTATAATGTCGGCGCAGATGTGCTCGGCGTCCTGATCGCCCGCGCGTCCGGCCAGCCGCTGGGCGCATTTCTGCGCGAGCGGATCTTCGACCCCCTTGGGATGCGCGACACCGGCTTTTTTGTGTCAGCCGACCAGCGCGATCGCCTGGCGACCAGCTACGAGGTGGATGCTGCCACCGGGGCGCTGACCTGCTACGACGACGCCGAGGGCGGGCAGTGGGCGAGTCCGCCGCCGTTTGAATCTGGGGCCGGGGGCCTGGTCTCGACCGTCGACGACTACCTCGCGTTTTTCCAGATGCTGCTGGGCGGGGGCAAGCGCGGCGGCGAGCGCATCCTCGCGCGGCCCACCGTCGCGGCGATGATCACCGATCAGCTGACCCCTGCGCAGCGCGCCGGGGCCGAGGTGTTCTTTCAGGACAAGAGCAGCTGGGGCCTTGGTATCGCCGTCGCGACTAGGCGCACCGATGCCTGGTCGGTGCCGGGCCGCTTCGGGTGGGACGGCGGCCTTGGCACCTCGGCCTACGCCGACCCTGAGGAGGATCTGATCGGTGTCCTGATGACGCAGGTTGCCTGGAGCTCGCCGGGCGGCCCACGCTGCTGGAGCGATTTCTGGACGTCGGCCTATGCGGCTATTGATGATTAG
- a CDS encoding NERD domain-containing protein has product MNQQEPPNNTTLTLAQARAVRWNRPHHERTIGDLLDEGILSHNDIVWGAEKAYRSDLRAACQVILAAHKRPPAAATRTTPTDTNPSAPSAARPPAPFPTIDKKPVTTQSAHPPAAPPRYGPRVIQASDYLSEKKEEHFGLTMYGSGMGVMMIIYGIASAISALAKGQPIDWVSIIGFLAGLCIVGWYIYQNGRRWRIVHLGLEGEQRIVDLLRNALDSRWTIYRNLKLPNRVADLDLVLVGPGGVWAVQVKAFRPAVRYAGGQWQYHAGRAWRTIDPRQNPAKVAGQAAQLSQFLAKHGIQRWVETAIALAEPVPERDVQDSAIPVWLPYTIEQRARALRTRSEPGGQELAQINQLLETRAAEQRAIEDDRIRRGKPLDDKKGA; this is encoded by the coding sequence ATGAATCAACAAGAACCACCAAACAACACCACGCTCACGCTCGCCCAGGCCCGCGCGGTGCGCTGGAATAGGCCGCATCACGAGCGCACAATCGGTGACCTGCTCGATGAGGGGATACTCAGCCATAACGACATCGTATGGGGAGCCGAGAAGGCCTACCGCAGCGACCTCAGGGCCGCATGCCAAGTCATCCTCGCCGCGCACAAACGCCCCCCTGCAGCCGCCACCCGCACCACCCCCACCGATACCAATCCCAGCGCGCCCAGCGCAGCCCGGCCACCCGCCCCATTCCCCACCATCGACAAGAAGCCGGTGACGACACAGTCCGCCCATCCCCCCGCCGCGCCGCCCCGCTACGGCCCGCGCGTCATCCAGGCCAGCGACTACCTCAGCGAGAAGAAAGAAGAGCACTTTGGTCTGACCATGTACGGCTCGGGGATGGGCGTGATGATGATTATCTACGGCATCGCATCCGCCATCTCCGCACTAGCAAAGGGCCAGCCGATCGACTGGGTCTCGATTATCGGGTTCCTTGCGGGGCTGTGTATTGTAGGGTGGTACATCTACCAAAACGGGCGGAGGTGGCGCATAGTTCACCTGGGCCTCGAAGGTGAGCAGCGCATCGTCGACCTGCTGCGCAACGCCCTCGACAGCCGCTGGACGATCTACCGCAATCTGAAGCTGCCCAACCGCGTCGCCGATCTCGACCTGGTGCTCGTCGGCCCCGGCGGCGTGTGGGCCGTACAGGTCAAGGCCTTCCGACCCGCCGTGCGCTACGCGGGCGGGCAGTGGCAGTACCACGCTGGCCGCGCCTGGCGCACCATCGACCCGCGCCAAAACCCCGCCAAGGTCGCGGGCCAGGCCGCCCAGCTCAGCCAGTTCCTCGCCAAACATGGCATCCAGCGCTGGGTCGAGACCGCCATCGCGCTGGCCGAGCCGGTGCCCGAGCGCGACGTGCAGGACTCGGCCATCCCCGTCTGGCTCCCCTACACGATCGAGCAGCGGGCGCGCGCCCTCCGCACTAGGTCCGAGCCAGGCGGCCAAGAGCTGGCCCAGATCAACCAGCTCCTCGAAACCCGCGCCGCCGAGCAGCGCGCCATCGAGGACGACCGCATCAGGCGCGGCAAACCGCTAGATGACAAGAAGGGCGCATAG
- a CDS encoding N-6 DNA methylase yields the protein MQYQEPLPFSVSDWHPAPAAERGAIFTRPEVVAFILDLAGYTADRPLAQLRLLEPAIGHGDFLLPAIDRLITAWRADPALGGDVAALEPAIRGVELHEESFRTARQAVIALLVRREIARPDAERLADTWLTHGDFLLTNLGTTFHVVVGNPPYVRQELIPAALMALYRARFRTIYDRADLYIPFIEQSLLLLEPDGHLAFICADRWMKNRYGGPLRQLIAERFFLKTYVDMVDTPAFQSEVIAYPAITVIAHARGTTTRIARRPQIDAAALRALAAALTAATPPSTDQVRCLDGVAAGAEPWILESDDQLALVRRLEAQFPTIEEVGCTVGIGVATGADKAFIGPFDALDVEDDRKLPLVTTRDIVSGTVAWRGLGVINPFDDAGGLVPLDRYPRLRRYLEERRAVIASRHIAMRAPASWYRTIDRITPALAQRPKLLIPDIKGEAHIVFEPGALYPHHNLYYLISDTWDLRALQTILRSGIARLFVSVYSTRMRGGYMRFQAQYLRRIRVPPWDAIPNDLRRSLIDAAASDDPSAGNRAVARLYQLSAEEQDALGVIGDEPTHDA from the coding sequence ATGCAGTACCAAGAACCGCTGCCCTTCTCCGTCTCTGACTGGCACCCCGCCCCTGCGGCGGAGCGCGGGGCCATCTTCACCCGCCCCGAGGTCGTGGCGTTCATCCTCGACCTGGCCGGGTATACCGCCGACCGACCGCTCGCGCAGCTGCGGCTGCTGGAGCCCGCCATCGGCCACGGCGACTTTCTGCTCCCGGCCATCGACCGCCTGATCACCGCCTGGCGGGCCGACCCCGCGCTGGGCGGCGACGTGGCCGCGCTGGAGCCAGCTATCCGCGGGGTGGAGCTGCACGAGGAGAGCTTCCGCACCGCCCGCCAGGCGGTCATCGCGCTGCTGGTGCGCCGCGAGATCGCGCGCCCCGATGCCGAGCGCCTGGCCGACACCTGGCTCACCCACGGCGACTTTCTGCTGACCAACCTCGGCACCACCTTCCACGTGGTGGTCGGCAACCCGCCCTACGTGCGCCAGGAGCTCATCCCCGCCGCGCTCATGGCGCTCTACCGCGCGCGTTTCCGCACGATCTACGACCGCGCCGACCTCTACATCCCCTTCATCGAGCAGTCGCTCCTGCTGCTGGAGCCGGATGGCCACCTCGCGTTCATCTGCGCCGACCGCTGGATGAAGAACCGCTACGGCGGCCCGCTGCGCCAGCTGATCGCGGAGCGCTTCTTCCTCAAGACCTACGTGGACATGGTCGACACCCCGGCATTCCAGTCCGAGGTCATCGCCTACCCCGCAATCACCGTGATCGCGCACGCCCGCGGCACCACCACCCGCATCGCCCGCCGCCCGCAGATCGATGCCGCGGCGCTCCGTGCGCTGGCCGCCGCGCTGACCGCCGCGACGCCGCCCAGCACCGACCAAGTCCGCTGCCTCGACGGCGTCGCCGCCGGGGCCGAGCCGTGGATTCTCGAGTCGGACGACCAGCTCGCGCTGGTGCGGCGGCTCGAGGCCCAGTTCCCGACCATCGAGGAGGTGGGCTGCACCGTCGGCATCGGCGTGGCGACCGGGGCGGACAAGGCCTTCATCGGGCCGTTCGACGCGCTGGATGTGGAGGATGACCGCAAGCTGCCGCTCGTCACCACCCGCGACATCGTCTCCGGCACGGTCGCCTGGCGCGGGCTGGGCGTGATCAACCCGTTCGACGACGCGGGCGGCCTGGTCCCGCTCGACCGCTACCCGCGCCTGCGGCGCTACCTGGAGGAGCGGCGCGCGGTCATCGCCAGCCGCCACATCGCCATGCGGGCCCCGGCCAGCTGGTACCGCACCATCGATCGCATCACCCCGGCGCTGGCCCAGCGGCCCAAGCTGCTCATCCCCGATATCAAGGGCGAGGCCCACATCGTGTTCGAGCCCGGCGCGCTCTACCCCCACCACAACCTGTACTATCTAATCTCCGACACCTGGGACCTGCGGGCGCTCCAGACCATCCTGCGCTCAGGGATCGCGCGCCTGTTTGTCTCGGTCTACTCCACCCGCATGCGGGGCGGCTACATGCGCTTCCAGGCCCAGTACCTGCGCCGCATCCGCGTGCCGCCGTGGGACGCCATCCCCAACGACCTCCGCCGGTCCCTGATCGACGCCGCCGCCAGCGACGATCCGTCGGCAGGGAACCGCGCGGTCGCCCGCCTGTACCAGCTCTCTGCCGAGGAGCAGGATGCCCTCGGCGTTATCGGAGACGAGCCCACCCATGACGCTTGA
- a CDS encoding restriction endonuclease, with amino-acid sequence MTLDLVNYEQQTREAIQAFWGNRDQARAKQQEAGIIDAGERGSVTAGKNMDGFIVLIRDLIHANGLPDAQIQQRTALLTLPGYFRPTKRWDLLVLHHGRLIAALEFKSQVGPSFGNNFNNRAEEAIGTAHDLWTAYREGAFGKHPRPFVGWLMLVEDAPGSRTPVRDTSPNFPVFPEFQGASYLQRYDLLCQRLVQEQLYTTASVIASPRTAIADGHFVELSAMTGLRTLITSLAGHVAAEAAR; translated from the coding sequence ATGACGCTTGATCTGGTCAACTACGAGCAGCAGACCCGCGAGGCGATCCAGGCCTTCTGGGGCAACCGCGACCAGGCCCGCGCGAAGCAGCAGGAGGCCGGTATCATCGATGCGGGCGAGCGCGGCAGCGTGACCGCCGGGAAGAATATGGATGGGTTCATCGTGCTCATCCGCGACCTTATCCACGCCAACGGGCTGCCCGACGCCCAGATCCAGCAGCGGACCGCGCTGCTCACGCTCCCCGGCTACTTCCGCCCGACCAAGCGCTGGGACCTGCTCGTCCTGCACCATGGGCGGCTCATCGCCGCCCTAGAGTTCAAGAGCCAGGTCGGCCCCTCGTTCGGGAACAACTTCAACAACCGGGCGGAGGAGGCGATCGGCACCGCCCACGACCTCTGGACCGCCTACCGCGAGGGGGCCTTCGGCAAACACCCCCGGCCCTTCGTCGGCTGGCTCATGCTGGTTGAGGACGCGCCCGGTTCGCGCACGCCCGTCCGCGACACCTCACCCAACTTCCCGGTGTTTCCCGAGTTCCAGGGCGCATCCTACCTCCAGCGCTACGACCTGCTGTGTCAGCGGCTGGTCCAGGAGCAGCTCTACACCACGGCCTCCGTCATCGCCTCGCCGCGCACCGCCATCGCCGACGGGCACTTCGTCGAGCTGAGCGCGATGACCGGGCTGCGCACGCTCATCACCTCGCTCGCCGGACATGTGGCAGCCGAGGCCGCGCGGTAG